A part of Streptomyces sp. NBC_01451 genomic DNA contains:
- a CDS encoding MAB_1171c family putative transporter: MYEYFQYLTAAVMTVIAIWRFPAVRYGDSHRRALWGGYAGFAIALCLYTPAAMNAVDRIPVVDLSALLRHFASTAAIMAALTYVATSYGKSTEAVVPRHVAVSRWIARASYKAGAIGVILLTVLFFTVVDRDTPSKNFLIDHAGEWGAAVYMTVFYFFPLITTAVCGYQWTRAARQAESTSMRVGLGLMGISMWMGLVHTAARITILWVEVAFPLSLSTVQFLVDATSIWMDLLFLIVAAGASIPTTRAAVARWKTWKTLYRTYPLWFDLVQAFPGTSLYPPGRRIAELVHIHVPIDVRLDRWTQDIADACEKLRHYAPRNLMFAAEDITASNSDPEPTAEAYWIKAALLAADITPIRQHAAAPLRDKPFVDTDSEAAWLVRVSTAYSHITTDQAQRLLLRSERVESEVDQ; encoded by the coding sequence GTGTACGAATACTTTCAATATCTGACTGCGGCAGTCATGACCGTTATCGCCATCTGGCGATTTCCTGCAGTTCGGTACGGTGACTCTCACCGCAGGGCGCTCTGGGGCGGCTATGCGGGATTCGCCATAGCCCTGTGCCTCTACACGCCAGCAGCAATGAATGCGGTGGACCGCATTCCCGTGGTGGACCTGAGCGCCCTCCTCAGGCACTTTGCCAGTACGGCTGCGATCATGGCAGCCCTGACTTACGTCGCCACCAGCTACGGAAAGAGCACGGAGGCAGTCGTGCCTCGGCATGTCGCGGTCTCCCGCTGGATTGCCCGCGCATCGTATAAGGCGGGGGCGATAGGCGTCATTCTGCTCACGGTCCTGTTCTTCACCGTGGTGGATCGCGACACGCCAAGCAAAAATTTCCTCATCGACCATGCGGGAGAATGGGGAGCTGCGGTCTACATGACCGTCTTCTACTTCTTCCCGCTTATCACGACCGCGGTTTGCGGTTACCAGTGGACGAGAGCTGCGCGACAGGCCGAGAGCACGAGCATGCGCGTCGGGCTGGGTTTGATGGGAATTTCGATGTGGATGGGGCTGGTCCATACAGCGGCCCGTATCACCATCCTTTGGGTTGAGGTGGCCTTCCCCCTAAGCCTCTCCACAGTTCAGTTCCTTGTGGATGCCACATCGATATGGATGGACCTACTCTTCCTGATCGTTGCCGCAGGGGCGAGCATTCCCACCACCCGCGCGGCAGTAGCCCGGTGGAAGACATGGAAAACTCTCTACAGGACTTATCCGCTCTGGTTTGACCTGGTGCAGGCTTTTCCTGGGACGAGCCTGTATCCACCTGGGCGGCGCATTGCGGAACTCGTGCATATACACGTCCCCATCGACGTCCGCCTGGACCGATGGACTCAGGATATTGCCGACGCTTGCGAGAAGCTGCGCCATTATGCTCCACGAAACCTGATGTTCGCCGCAGAGGACATTACCGCCTCAAACTCTGACCCTGAGCCGACCGCAGAAGCGTATTGGATTAAGGCGGCACTCCTGGCCGCTGACATCACACCAATCCGTCAGCATGCTGCTGCGCCTCTGAGAGATAAGCCGTTCGTTGACACCGACAGTGAAGCAGCGTGGCTCGTGCGGGTCAGCACGGCGTACTCGCACATCACCACGGATCAGGCGCAGAGGCTTCTCCTGCGCTCCGAAAGAGTGGAATCCGAAGTGGATCAATAG
- a CDS encoding HAD-IA family hydrolase — MSNRCTGLILDFGGVLTTPLLPAVLAFEQREGLPQGACLRALYKDDEGVRITSDLERGAVSQTEWNAFAGKMLGVDPDGLMGRIFGDLRPEPLLINAAAAARRAGIKVAILSNSVGLAPWDLYDGYELERLYDVVVISEQHLMRKPDPSLFEITLKLMDLPAEQCIFVDDTEAYVQAAEQLGLAGVHNQDPKQTVATLSELLGVDLAGS, encoded by the coding sequence ATGTCCAACCGCTGCACTGGCCTCATCCTCGATTTCGGAGGCGTGCTCACCACCCCCCTGTTGCCTGCAGTGCTTGCCTTCGAGCAGCGCGAGGGACTTCCGCAGGGCGCCTGCCTAAGGGCCCTGTACAAGGACGACGAAGGCGTCCGGATCACCAGCGACCTTGAGCGCGGAGCCGTCTCCCAGACGGAGTGGAACGCGTTCGCCGGCAAGATGCTTGGCGTGGACCCCGATGGTCTGATGGGTCGCATCTTCGGTGACCTTCGCCCTGAGCCGCTGCTGATCAACGCGGCTGCCGCGGCGAGGCGAGCCGGGATCAAGGTGGCCATCCTGTCCAACAGCGTGGGGCTGGCCCCGTGGGATCTGTACGACGGCTACGAGCTTGAGCGGCTGTACGACGTCGTGGTGATCTCCGAGCAGCACCTGATGCGCAAGCCTGACCCGAGCCTCTTCGAGATCACGCTCAAGCTCATGGATCTGCCGGCCGAGCAGTGCATCTTCGTCGATGACACCGAAGCGTACGTTCAGGCAGCAGAGCAGCTCGGCCTCGCAGGGGTGCACAACCAGGACCCCAAGCAGACGGTAGCCACTCTCTCCGAGCTGCTCGGCGTGGACCTCGCCGGGTCGTAG